A genomic segment from Syntrophales bacterium encodes:
- a CDS encoding CBS domain-containing protein: MVIKPEPQVFLFLSQILGEKIVDSEGRPLGKIMDLVASMTEPYPYVTDILLLLRSGKGPFFLPWQRITDVDGKFVVPSLMPEDIREPVLREGEVLLKDTLLDKQVVDTNGAKVLRVNDLHLLKARNSLFLMHVDVGFRGLMRRVGLERPLEVFLRWFFDYTLSDKLISWMFVQALSSPDLLRLRVAQNRLARLHPADLADIIEELDIYKRTAVFQSLDTETAAETLEETNPKIQVSLIENLEPAEASDIIEEMSLSEAADLLGDLPKERAEDILREMEEDFAEDVRELLIHPEEKAGGLMTTSFLRFAPEVSAGEAMDFVRREAEDVDLVYYLYVIDDEEHLLGVISLRELLTAPPQTSLSELMHTRVVSVSLNEKKGQIADHFAKYGLLAIPVVDKMNRIRGVIIFKNLLEVVAPQLGK; the protein is encoded by the coding sequence ATGGTAATAAAGCCGGAACCTCAGGTTTTTTTGTTTTTGAGCCAGATACTGGGGGAAAAAATCGTTGATTCCGAAGGCCGGCCTCTGGGAAAGATCATGGACCTAGTGGCCAGCATGACGGAACCATATCCTTACGTTACAGATATCCTTCTGCTCTTACGAAGCGGGAAAGGGCCGTTTTTTTTGCCATGGCAGAGAATTACTGATGTTGATGGCAAGTTCGTTGTTCCTTCCCTCATGCCGGAGGATATTCGTGAGCCCGTCCTTCGTGAGGGCGAGGTCTTGCTTAAGGACACCCTGCTGGATAAGCAGGTTGTTGATACCAACGGGGCAAAGGTTCTCAGGGTAAATGACCTCCATCTTCTGAAGGCCCGTAATAGCCTTTTTCTGATGCATGTGGATGTCGGCTTTCGTGGTTTGATGCGGCGAGTAGGACTGGAAAGGCCTCTGGAAGTTTTTTTACGCTGGTTTTTTGACTATACCCTTTCTGATAAGTTGATCTCCTGGATGTTTGTCCAGGCGCTTTCTTCCCCTGATCTTCTCCGCCTGAGGGTTGCCCAGAACCGTCTCGCCCGACTCCACCCTGCAGACCTGGCCGATATCATTGAAGAACTGGATATTTATAAGAGGACTGCCGTATTTCAATCCCTGGATACAGAGACTGCGGCGGAGACCCTTGAGGAAACAAACCCGAAAATTCAGGTGAGCTTGATCGAAAACCTGGAACCGGCGGAAGCTTCCGACATTATTGAGGAGATGTCCCTTAGCGAGGCCGCCGATCTCTTGGGGGACCTGCCGAAGGAGAGGGCGGAAGATATTCTCAGGGAAATGGAAGAGGATTTTGCCGAGGATGTCAGGGAATTACTGATACATCCGGAGGAAAAAGCCGGGGGACTGATGACAACCTCTTTTTTGCGTTTTGCCCCGGAAGTTTCCGCCGGTGAGGCGATGGACTTTGTCCGTCGGGAGGCGGAAGATGTGGATTTAGTCTATTACCTTTATGTGATTGATGATGAAGAACATCTTTTAGGTGTGATCAGTCTCCGCGAGCTCCTGACGGCCCCTCCTCAAACCAGCCTTTCTGAACTAATGCATACAAGGGTTGTCTCTGTAAGCCTTAATGAGAAAAAGGGGCAGATCGCCGATCATTTTGCCAAGTATGGCCTTCTGGCTATACCGGTTGTGGACAAAATGAACAGGATCAGGGGAGTGA
- a CDS encoding Xaa-Pro peptidase family protein, producing MRRYENIKRERGVPPERIAGIRSRLPRLGIEAILILDMINIRYLTGFAGSEGALLIGQEWTTLLVDGRYATQARQEAPEVKVFEYQDKIDGIVTAILNDGAKTVGFEAQAISYDTYARLKDSLKGAKLKPISDEIGTIRAIKDEREIALIRKAAEISSGALTSVRDLIRPGVRERDIAIDLEFKMRHNGAEQVSFATIVASGTNTTLPHAAPSNRKIENGDIVVIDCGAVYNGYHSDETCTFVVGQATPRQKEVYRLVKEAHDRALDNVRAGVPCSEIDRVARTCIEDGGLGAYFPHGTGHGVGLDIHEAPRIAAKSKCILEAGMVVTIEPGVYIPDLWGIRIEDTVLVEEDGCEVLTKTAKDFRILT from the coding sequence TTGAGAAGATACGAGAATATAAAGCGTGAGCGGGGGGTACCTCCTGAGAGGATAGCGGGCATCCGCTCCAGACTCCCCCGTCTTGGTATTGAAGCCATTCTGATCCTTGATATGATAAATATTCGCTACCTGACTGGTTTTGCAGGCAGCGAGGGAGCCCTCCTGATCGGGCAGGAGTGGACAACATTGTTAGTTGATGGCCGTTATGCAACCCAGGCAAGACAGGAAGCTCCCGAGGTTAAGGTCTTTGAATATCAGGATAAGATAGACGGGATCGTAACCGCTATCCTAAACGACGGCGCGAAAACTGTCGGATTTGAGGCGCAAGCGATAAGCTATGACACCTACGCAAGGTTAAAGGACAGCTTAAAGGGAGCGAAGTTAAAGCCCATATCTGATGAGATCGGCACCATCAGGGCTATCAAGGATGAGAGAGAAATTGCCTTGATCAGAAAAGCGGCTGAGATCTCATCCGGGGCCCTTACTTCTGTTCGGGATCTTATCAGGCCAGGTGTCAGAGAGAGGGATATCGCCATTGATCTTGAATTCAAGATGAGGCATAACGGCGCAGAGCAGGTCTCCTTTGCGACGATTGTAGCCTCAGGAACAAACACCACCTTGCCCCATGCCGCACCGTCAAACCGCAAGATTGAAAACGGGGACATTGTGGTAATTGACTGTGGGGCGGTATACAATGGTTACCACTCCGATGAGACCTGTACCTTTGTTGTTGGGCAGGCAACGCCCAGGCAAAAAGAGGTCTACAGACTGGTCAAAGAGGCCCATGACCGGGCACTGGATAATGTCAGGGCTGGCGTACCATGCAGTGAGATTGACCGTGTGGCCAGAACTTGCATCGAGGATGGAGGCCTGGGTGCATATTTCCCCCATGGCACGGGTCATGGTGTGGGCTTAGACATCCATGAAGCACCACGGATAGCGGCTAAATCAAAATGTATCCTTGAGGCTGGCATGGTGGTAACTATTGAACCTGGCGTCTATATACCGGACCTCTGGGGAATACGGATCGAGGATACTGTGCTGGTAGAAGAAGACGGTTGTGAAGTCCTGACGAAGACAGCAAAGGATTTTAGAATATTAACTTAA
- a CDS encoding lipoate--protein ligase family protein: MKAWRLLPFRQFSAFENMAIDEAIFRENRRREILPTLRFYGWLSPTVSIGYFQDICKEVDVKSCRRYGIDIVRRPTGGKAVFHESELTYAVVARGNYPFFSPDILGTYRVISGCIAEGLSRLGIKAEIADEGRTFQEGLLKTFCFSSPSRYELLVEGRKICGSAQVRSHGVFLQHGSILINFDPFKTCAVMLPHHHEGKKQIEQLRRSVTSIHDHVSPPIDLTMLCEVLREGFEKVMGIQFIEQDLTPPEKEIRTRLLRNKYLTNRWNMEGKVMMNES, translated from the coding sequence GTGAAGGCATGGAGGCTTCTCCCCTTCAGGCAGTTTAGTGCCTTTGAGAATATGGCCATTGATGAGGCCATTTTTCGAGAAAATCGTCGTAGGGAGATACTACCGACACTCAGGTTTTACGGATGGCTCTCGCCAACGGTATCAATAGGGTACTTCCAGGATATCTGCAAAGAAGTAGATGTCAAGTCCTGTCGCAGGTATGGTATTGATATTGTCCGGCGTCCCACGGGGGGTAAGGCAGTCTTTCATGAAAGCGAGTTGACCTATGCGGTTGTAGCCAGGGGAAATTACCCCTTCTTTTCCCCCGATATCCTCGGGACGTACAGAGTCATTAGTGGTTGTATCGCCGAAGGCTTGTCCAGACTCGGTATTAAGGCTGAGATTGCCGATGAGGGCAGAACTTTTCAAGAAGGTTTGTTAAAGACGTTCTGTTTTTCATCGCCATCACGGTATGAACTTCTGGTGGAGGGAAGGAAGATATGTGGGAGTGCCCAGGTGAGATCCCACGGCGTTTTCCTTCAACACGGTTCCATTCTCATAAACTTCGATCCCTTCAAAACCTGTGCCGTCATGCTGCCCCACCATCATGAAGGGAAAAAGCAGATAGAGCAACTGCGAAGATCAGTGACATCAATCCACGATCATGTCAGTCCACCGATTGATCTAACTATGCTCTGTGAGGTTTTGCGAGAAGGTTTCGAGAAGGTGATGGGTATCCAGTTTATTGAGCAGGACCTTACCCCTCCTGAGAAAGAGATCAGGACACGTCTGTTGAGGAACAAGTATTTGACTAATAGGTGGAACATGGAAGGCAAGGTGATGATGAATGAATCTTAA
- the hisC gene encoding histidinol-phosphate transaminase, which produces MNLKNLIREEVLSQMAYPAEAPSCKIKLDANENPFTLPTPLKDSIFEAMKKIDLNRYPEPGSHRLRTRFAGYYGVEEDMLMIGNGSDELIHILCTALTGQTLDVIIPVPTFAMYSISALNNGHRVIGVPLDASFDLDVDAILRHLATTKTTPLIFLSYPNNPTGNCFSQQKIEAIIEQSTGIVVVDEAYFPFSGKTFLPFLNRYENLVILRTLSKIGLAAMRIGFLIGPASLIHELDKVRLPYNLNALSQVVAGFYLDNEATFLKQAEEIINMREELFKALKEMEGVHPYPSEANFIFFSCDFDVDSVYNNLLAKGILIKNFNAPGIMRNCMRVTVGNREENEEFLAALKGIIAKVRRVV; this is translated from the coding sequence ATGAATCTTAAAAATCTGATCAGAGAAGAAGTACTCTCTCAGATGGCCTATCCTGCCGAAGCCCCATCCTGTAAAATCAAACTGGATGCCAATGAGAATCCATTTACGCTCCCCACTCCCTTAAAGGACAGTATCTTTGAAGCGATGAAGAAGATTGACCTGAACCGCTATCCTGAACCTGGTTCTCACCGGCTCAGGACCCGATTTGCAGGGTATTACGGGGTTGAAGAGGATATGCTGATGATCGGTAACGGGTCGGATGAACTCATCCATATCCTCTGTACCGCCCTAACAGGCCAGACCTTAGACGTTATTATTCCTGTGCCCACCTTCGCCATGTACAGTATCTCTGCTTTAAACAACGGCCACAGGGTCATTGGTGTGCCCCTCGATGCCTCATTTGACTTAGATGTGGACGCCATACTTCGCCACCTTGCCACAACAAAGACCACTCCATTGATATTTTTGAGTTACCCCAACAACCCCACCGGTAATTGCTTCAGTCAGCAGAAGATAGAAGCGATTATCGAGCAATCAACGGGTATCGTGGTTGTTGACGAAGCCTATTTTCCATTTTCCGGGAAGACCTTTCTGCCATTTTTAAACAGGTATGAAAACTTAGTCATCTTAAGGACGCTGTCCAAGATAGGCCTTGCCGCCATGAGGATCGGCTTCCTGATCGGTCCTGCCTCCCTGATACACGAACTGGACAAGGTAAGACTTCCCTATAACCTCAATGCCCTATCGCAGGTCGTCGCTGGTTTCTATTTAGATAACGAAGCAACTTTTTTAAAGCAGGCGGAGGAGATTATCAACATGAGGGAAGAACTCTTCAAGGCACTTAAAGAGATGGAAGGGGTTCATCCCTATCCTTCTGAGGCGAATTTTATTTTTTTTAGTTGCGATTTTGATGTAGATAGTGTATATAATAACCTGCTTGCAAAGGGTATCCTGATCAAAAATTTCAATGCCCCCGGGATTATGAGAAACTGCATGAGGGTAACGGTTGGAAATCGCGAGGAAAATGAGGAGTTTTTAGCGGCGTTAAAGGGCATCATCGCCAAAGTAAGGAGAGTGGTTTAA
- the rpsU gene encoding 30S ribosomal protein S21 has protein sequence MEVKVIDNDVERALKILKNKLSKSGLFKELKLRRAYEKPSVKKKRKAIEARRRYAKVQRRKGY, from the coding sequence TTGGAGGTAAAGGTAATTGATAATGATGTGGAGAGGGCCTTGAAGATTCTCAAGAATAAATTGTCCAAAAGCGGTTTATTCAAGGAATTAAAGTTACGTAGAGCCTATGAGAAACCTTCTGTTAAGAAAAAGCGGAAGGCTATTGAGGCACGCAGGAGATATGCTAAGGTTCAGCGGCGAAAAGGCTATTAA
- the holA gene encoding DNA polymerase III subunit delta has translation MNFQAGEDEEILKKVLSDLKEGRVAPCYLLYGEEEYLIKEALEKITDLILPAGDRTLHLFYMDGENEDVDRLCESLLTPPLITGRKVVVLGNTRIFSSRKTLPDLVQKISDYHKSNLARAAMYFMQFLRIAGWSLDDLKDDGWKRITDEDWHRTVEGDGGKNRETWLPGVIDFCVSHELDMGRYREDTDRLEGLLRRGLPEGNHLIMTAEVVDRRKRFFKAISELGEILYFPRVKGETRQKHMLMDTAKDLLARRGKRLTPSAWVAIGKRTGGSLRNSMVAIEKLVSYTGEKATIEEKDVEEVIGKTREDTVFDLTAALAEKNLDRALLTLKDLLDQGVHHLLILAMIMREIRFLLHAKIFINSGRLSPFNPGMDYSQFQRAVYPLLKEGSGYSGKKESGEGLTAQHPYVIYNTLRNSERFSCKALVNYLEYLVDMDIALKSTMRDPKLLLEKFLIKVCE, from the coding sequence ATGAACTTTCAGGCAGGTGAGGACGAGGAAATCCTGAAAAAGGTCCTTAGTGATCTCAAAGAAGGAAGGGTAGCCCCCTGTTACCTTCTCTATGGAGAAGAGGAGTACCTGATAAAGGAGGCCCTGGAGAAAATCACGGACCTTATCCTCCCCGCCGGTGACAGAACTCTGCATCTCTTTTATATGGATGGGGAAAATGAAGATGTTGACAGACTCTGTGAATCCCTCCTGACTCCCCCTCTTATCACGGGAAGAAAAGTAGTTGTGCTCGGAAACACACGCATTTTCTCTTCGAGGAAAACCTTGCCCGATCTGGTACAAAAAATCAGCGACTATCATAAAAGCAATCTCGCCAGGGCAGCAATGTATTTTATGCAATTCTTGAGGATCGCAGGCTGGAGCCTTGATGATCTCAAGGATGACGGCTGGAAGAGAATCACTGATGAAGACTGGCATAGGACTGTTGAAGGAGATGGCGGAAAAAACAGAGAGACGTGGCTTCCTGGAGTCATTGATTTTTGCGTCAGCCATGAGTTGGATATGGGACGATACAGGGAAGATACGGATCGTCTCGAGGGTCTCTTAAGAAGAGGCCTCCCAGAGGGAAATCACCTTATCATGACAGCCGAGGTGGTAGATAGGAGGAAGAGGTTTTTCAAGGCTATATCCGAGCTGGGAGAAATCCTCTATTTCCCCCGGGTCAAGGGTGAAACAAGACAAAAACACATGCTGATGGATACGGCGAAAGACCTCCTCGCGAGAAGGGGGAAGAGACTGACACCTAGTGCCTGGGTGGCCATCGGCAAAAGGACAGGCGGGAGTCTGAGGAACTCCATGGTAGCCATCGAAAAGCTGGTCAGCTATACGGGGGAGAAAGCTACCATTGAAGAAAAGGATGTTGAGGAGGTTATCGGAAAAACGAGGGAAGATACGGTTTTTGATTTAACAGCAGCGCTTGCTGAGAAGAATCTGGACAGGGCCCTTTTGACTCTGAAGGATCTCCTTGATCAGGGTGTCCATCACCTGTTGATCTTAGCGATGATCATGCGGGAGATCAGGTTTCTCCTACATGCAAAAATATTTATTAACTCCGGTAGGCTGTCCCCTTTTAATCCAGGTATGGACTACAGCCAGTTTCAGAGGGCTGTTTATCCCCTTCTCAAGGAAGGAAGCGGTTACTCCGGGAAAAAAGAAAGTGGAGAGGGTCTTACCGCTCAGCACCCTTATGTTATCTATAATACCTTAAGAAATTCGGAGCGGTTTTCGTGTAAGGCCCTGGTAAACTATCTGGAATATCTCGTAGATATGGATATTGCCCTAAAGTCAACGATGAGAGACCCGAAGTTGTTGCTGGAGAAGTTTCTTATCAAAGTCTGCGAATAA